In Paracoccus methylovorus, a genomic segment contains:
- a CDS encoding S49 family peptidase, producing MRVPFLNRPATVAVLRLQGAIGVAIRGGPALSDAALAPLLERAFKRRKPVAVALALNSPGGSPVQSSLIGARIRRLAEEYDIPVHAFVEDVAASGGYWLASAADFIWADDSSLLGSIGVISSGFGFAELIQRHGIERRVHTAGRSKSMLDPFRPETPEDIERVNRLLGPIHDAFKEQVRARRGARLPSDRDLFTGEIWTGREAVELGLADGIAHMVPKMRELYGKEVRFLTYGQRVPWFRRFGLSADDFIDSIEERAAFARFGAGRG from the coding sequence TCCTGAACCGCCCGGCCACTGTCGCCGTCCTGCGCCTGCAAGGCGCCATCGGAGTTGCCATCCGCGGCGGCCCCGCCCTGTCCGACGCGGCCTTGGCGCCCCTGCTGGAGCGCGCCTTCAAGCGGCGCAAACCCGTGGCAGTCGCCTTGGCGCTGAACTCTCCCGGCGGCTCGCCGGTGCAGTCCAGCCTGATCGGCGCCCGCATCCGGCGCCTGGCCGAGGAATACGACATTCCCGTCCATGCCTTTGTCGAGGATGTGGCGGCCTCGGGCGGCTACTGGCTTGCCAGCGCAGCGGACTTCATCTGGGCCGACGACAGTTCGTTGCTGGGCTCAATCGGAGTGATTTCGTCGGGCTTCGGCTTTGCCGAACTGATCCAGCGACACGGGATCGAGCGTCGCGTGCATACTGCCGGACGCTCAAAATCAATGCTGGATCCATTCCGCCCCGAAACCCCCGAGGATATCGAGCGGGTAAACCGCCTGCTCGGCCCGATCCACGACGCTTTCAAGGAACAGGTGCGTGCGCGGCGCGGCGCGCGGCTGCCCAGCGATCGCGACCTGTTCACCGGCGAAATCTGGACCGGACGCGAAGCAGTCGAGCTGGGACTGGCCGACGGCATCGCCCATATGGTGCCGAAAATGCGCGAACTTTACGGCAAAGAGGTCCGCTTCCTGACCTATGGCCAGCGCGTGCCATGGTTCCGCCGCTTTGGCCTGTCCGCCGACGATTTCATCGACAGTATCGAGGAACGCGCCGCCTTCGCACGTTTCGGGGCCGGCCGCGGATGA